CCCCGTGCTGCGATCGGATCGACTGGGGGCGGTGCGGTGGCGGTGGTCGGCGCGGGGCACGACGCTGGAGCGATGGCGCATCGATCATCGGCGATACTGGTACAACCTGCCCGGCCCCTCGACCGGGACGATGGCAAAATCCGGACGAAGGGATGCCCGATGACCGAAACGCCCCGCTTCCATGCCGTCCGCTGCCTCGACGCCACAGGGTTCCACACCATGCGCTACGCGCAGTGGGGCGACCCCACCAACCCGCGCGCGGTGATCTGCGTACATGGCTTGAACCGCGTGGGGCGCGACTTCGACCACCTGGCGCGCGCGTTGAGCGCCCGGTACCGGGTGGTCTGCCCGGATCTTCCGGGGCGGGGCACCAGCGACTGGCTGCGGGATCCGCAAGGGTATGGGATCGAGCCGACCGCTGCCGACCTGGTTACGCTCATCGCCCGCCTCGACGTGGAAACGGTCGCCTGGGTCGGAACCTCGTTCGGTGGCTTGATCGGTATCGCCCTCGCGGGGCTTGCGCAATCCCCGATCACGCGGCTGGTCATCAACGACATCGGCCCCCATCTCGAATGGACCGGCCTGGCGCAGATCGGCGCCCATCTCGGCCGCGACCCCCGGTTCGCATCGGTCGAGGAGGCGGTGGCCTATCAGCGCACGGTTTCGGCCGGCGCGGCGATGCGCAACGATGCGGAGTGGCGCGAGATGACGCTCTCGGTGCTCAAGCGCGATGGCGACGGCTACGTGTTCCACTACGACCCCGCGATCGCCGAGGTCCTGCGTGCGATGGACCCGAAGGCGTTGCGCGCCGCCGAACAGCAGATGTGGCAGCGCTACGACGCGATCGCCTGCCCGACCTTGCTGCTGCATGGAGAAAAATCCGACATCCTGGGTGCGGACACCGTTGCGGCGATGCAGCGTCGCGGGCCGCGGCCGCAGGTCGTCACCGTTCCGGGGGTCGGTCACGCACCGATGTTCTTCGATTCGGCTCAGATCGCCGCGGTGCGCGATTTCCTGTTCGCGGAGGCCGGATGAGCCGGGACGACGGAAACCGCGGCGCCCCGACCGACGCGCCGCCGGTCCATCCCGATCCGGCGCACGCTCGGGAACTGGCCTTTTCCTTGTACGCCGACCGGACGCTGGAGACCGGCGAGCCGCTGGCCGCGCACGCCGATGGCCTCGCCCGGATCGTGCAGACCGTTCGCACCGATCCCGACCTCGCCGCCGCGGCCTATCTGTTCGCCGCCGACACGGTGATGCGCGATGCCGACCGCTGGCTGCGCAGCCACTTCGGCGCGTCGGTGGCGCGGCTCGTCGCCGATCTGCGGCAGCTGCGCCAGCTTTCCGAAACGGTGCGGGCGCGCAGCGGCCGGGACGATCCCGCGACGCGCGACCGCGCCGCCGCCGCCGCGCAGGAGGAAGCCCTGCGCCGCATGGTGCTGGCGATGGCCAACGATCTGCGCGTCGTCCTCCTGCGGCTGGCGTCGCGCCTGCAGACCTTGCGCTATCTCGCCGCCGTGCGCCATCCCCGTGCCGAGGAATACGCGCGCGAAACCCGGATGCTCTACGCGCCGCTGGCCAATCGCCTCGGAATCTGGCAACTGAAATGGGAGATGGAGGATCTTGCGCTGCGGTTCCTCGAGCCGGAAACCTATCAGCGGATCGCACGGGCGCTCGAAGAGAAGCGCGGGCAGCGCGAACAACGGGTGCAGGACGCCGAGACGACGCTGCGCGATCTGCTTGCCGCCCACGGCATCGCGGGCGAGGTGAGCGGGCGGCCCAAGCACATCGCCAGCATCGCCGCCAAGATGCGGTTGAAGAATCTTCCGTTCGAGCGCGTGTTCGACCAGCGGGCGCTGCGCGTGCTCGTCGATCGCGTCGAGCAGTGCTACGAGGTCCTCGCGCTGGCGCACCAGCGCTGGCGCCAGATCGAAAGCGAGTACGACGACTACATCGCCCGGCCCAAGGCCAACGGCTATCAGTCGCTGCATACGGTGGTGGAGGACGACGACGGGCGACCGCTGGAGATCCAGATCCGCACGCGGGCAATGCACGAACGCGCCGAACTGGGCGTCGCGGCGCATTGGCAGTACAAGGAAGGCGGCAAGGGCCGCGGCGGGGGCGACGCTGCGCGTGCCGAACAGGAGACGGTCGCCTGGCTGCGCCGCCTGCTCGATTGGCGGGAGGAGGTCGAACGCGACGGCGGCGCGCCCGGTGCCGAGGGGCCGGACGTGGCACCGGCCGCCGCACGGGTCTACGCGCTGACGCCGGAGGGCAGGGTGGTGGACCTGCCCGCGGGCGCGACCCCCGTCGATTTCGCCTACGCCATCCATACCGAACTCGGTCACCGCTGCCGCGGGGCGCGGGTCGACGGCGCGCTGGTGCCGCTCCATACCGCGCTGCGCACCGGCCAGACGGTGAAGATCCTTGCCGCGCATGCCGGCGGGCCGAGCCGCGACTGGCTCAACCCCGAACTCGGATTCACCGCGAGCCCACGGTCGCGCGCCAAGGTGCGGCAGTGGTTCCATGCGCAGGAACACGAACAGTCGGTCGCCGCCGGCCGCGAGATCGTGCAGCGCGAACTCCAGCGCCTGGGCAAGACCGCGATCAACCAGGAGGATCTCGCGCACCGGATGGGATTCCGCGCCGCCGAGGATCTCTACGTCGCCGCGACCAAGGACGAATTCAACCTGCGCAGCGTCGAGCACGCGCTCGACGGCGGCAGCACCGAGGCGGCGACGGAGGAGCCGGTTTTTCCGGCGCGGGCGCCTTCGGCATCGGAAGCCCACGGGCGGGGTGCGATCCTGGTGGTCGGCGTCGACTCGCTGCTGACCGGCCTTGCGCGCTGCTGCCGCCCGATCCCGCCGGATCCCATCATCGGCTTCGTCACCCGCGGGCGGGGCGTGTCGGTCCATCGCGCGGATTGCCCGAATGCGCGCACGCTGCTCGCGCGCCATCCCGAGCGGGTGATCGAGGTCGCCTGGGAAGCGCATGCCCGCGGCGAAGAACGCGCCTTCCCGGCCGAGGTGGTGGTGTTCGCCAACGACCGCCAGGGCCTGCTGCGCGACATCTCGGAAGTGTTCTCGCGCGAAAAGCTCAACGTCGTCGGCGTCAACACCGCGACCCGCCGCGGTCAGGCGCACATGCGCTTCACGGTGGAGGTGCCGGACAGGGCGGCGTTGCGCCGCTGCCTGGCGCAGCTGGCGGAGGTGAAAGGCGTGGTGATCGCGCGCCGGGCGTGACGATCACGGGGAGACCCGGGGTGGGGACGGCACCGGCGTGGTGTGTCCCGCCTCGTTCCGTTCGGAGGAGTCGTACCATGACGACGCGGAAAGTCGGCATTGCGGATTATTGGGAGATGAAGGCTCGCGCGTTCAAGATCGCGTTCGACCGGAAGGCCTTTGCGCGCATCGCATTACTGCTGACCATTGCAGGATGTGCGAACGTCCATTACGAACAAGGCAAGACCAGCCTTAATGACAAAGAACTGGTATTCGGCAAGATCGTCCTGGTGCGCGACGGCGAAATCGGCACCATCAGCACATTTGGCACCCCGGTCAACATCGCCCCGCTGGAATCCACCAAAGAGCCCTTGCTCATAACAGAACCCTTGGAAAAGGACGGCCGTTTTTACTGGGTCCTGAAACCCGGCCTGCAGCTCCTCAACATCGTGCTGCATGAACCCACTGATGACATCGTTTCGCTCGCCTTCGACGTACCCAACAAGCCCGGCGCATATTATTTTGGTGATCTGATCATGCGCGGCGAGAAGCATTTCAGCGCCCTGGGAGCAGCAAATGTCCGTCATGTCTCGATCCGTATTTCCGACAATTTCCAGGAAGAAAGGGCCGAATTACTCACGCGCAACTCCGGCCTGACGATGGATATGATCGGAAGACTTCAGGTTTCCGACGTGAGCAAGGCAAAGGCGCGCGCCGCGTTTTTCCGTACGGTGCTGGATACGGCGCCGGTCTGTTGCAGCCGGATGTCGGAGTTTACGTTTGAAAATCTGGCACCCGGCAAATCAACGTCCGCGGAAATCGCACGCGGCCAGGGAAGCTTCGACTTCGCGACCGGGAAAAGCTACTTCCGTGCGTTCAAATTGCCCGCATATTCGGCACCCTACGCAATCAGCCTGCATAGCAAGGTGATGCCCAGTGGTATTCCCCACCGGTTTCGCGTATTTGTCCCGGCCGCAGTACTGTTGGACAGCAACTTCCACATCATCGAAACGATCGACCCCAAAGGGTTGCGCCCGATTCCGGCTTCCATCATGCCGCCGCGAGCTGCTGCGCTTGAGCAGACCATTGCCATCTCTGCAGCCAACGCTCGGGCGAAATACATGGTCCTTTACACTACGGACAACCTGCTGGAGCGTCCGCGCCTGACTTCGGTGCCAGGTGTATTCCTGATCCCGGGCGGCGCACTACCTTCCGGCGTACCACAACTGACAGAGATGGAACCCTGGCCTACGGGGAATATAGAAATTTCGCTCGACGCCGGAACCTCATAGCTTGCAGGCGGCGGCGGCGTGATACGTCCTTTTCAGGACGACCTGCTGCATTCCGGCCACCGCGAGTCGCTCGCGGTTCCGGTACCGGTAGCCGGGGGCCACGTTGCCTAAAACGGCGCGAGGTAGATCCCGCCCGTATCCTCCGCGGGCCGCCGGGCAAAGAGCCAGCGCAGGACTTCGGCCCACTCGCCGCTGCGCCGACGGCCCGCAAGGACCCGGCGCAGCGGGAAGCCGCCGTGCGCCTTACGCCGCGACCGCTTCGCCATGGGCTGCCAGCAGTTCGAAGTGCCGGGCATAGCGCGGCTTGAGGTTGTCGAGCGACAGCCAGATCAGGAAATCCGCGCTGTTGAAGTCCGGATCCCACGCGGGCTCGCCGCAGACCCGCGCACCCAGGCGCAGATAGCCTTTGATGAGCGGCGGCATTTCCGGCTGCGACGCCCGGGCGAAGCGCTCGTGCGGGAAGGGCACGCGCGGGAACACGCGGTATTCCGGATCGGCGAGGTAATACTGCAGGGTGTCGCGCAGCGACGCGGCCTGCATGCCGCCGTCGGCGAGCGGCGCGCTCGCGCAGCCGATCAGGTGGCGGTAGCGCCCACGGCGCATGTAGCGCGCCAGCCCCGCCCACAGCATCAGGATCGCCGCACCGGTCCGATAGTCTGGGTGCACGCAGGAGCGGCCGACCTCGATCAAGGACGGGCGCAGGTGTGCAAAACGCGCCAGATCGAACTCCGACTCGGAGTAGAGGCGGCCGATCAACTGGCTGCGGTGGGGCGGCAGAATCCGGTAGGTGCCGATCACCTTGGCGCTGTCGCGATCGCGCACCAGGAGATGGTCGCAATACGCGTCGAATTCGTCGCGATCGATCCCGTCGTCGGCTCCGCCGGCGAGTTGTGCTCCCATTTCCTGCGCGAAGACGTCGTAGCGCAGGCGTTGCGCTTCCTCCACCTCGCTTGCGGTCCGGGCAAGTCCTACCGTCAGTACGGCGTTTGCGGCGCGGGGGTCCAGCGTTGCGCCGGCGATCGCATCGGCATCGGTTTGCAGCATCGTTCCATCCTCTGGTTGCCTATCGATGCGCCCACTGTATGTCCGGCGGCTTTCACGTTCGTGAACGGGCGGTGACCCGGATGTGACGCCCGCAAGGGTTCCGCGATTTCGTGTAAGATGCGCGCTTCGCTTCAGGCGCGTAGCTCAGCTGGTTAGAGCACCACCTTGACATGGTGGGGGTCGTTGGTTCGAGTCCAATCGCGCCTACCAAATTTTCAAGCAAATCAGTTAGTTACGGAACAAAACGATGCCGCCCTTCGGGGCGGTTTTGCTGGGTGTGTCCAAAATGTGTCCACAATCAGCCGTTTGTGCCCGTACGGACGTCGGTGTTGTCGACCACCAACTGCAAGGCCGGCCGCTCCACCCACGCCCGCAGATGCTCACCGCTCAGGTGTGCGTACCGCTGCACCATCTTGAGCGAGGACCACCCGCCTAACTCTTGGAGGACGTGCAGCGGTGTTCCGTTCTGCACATGCCAGCTCGCCCACGTATGCCGCAGGTCGTGCCAGCAGAAGTCCTCGATTCCCGCGCGTTGTAATGCTTCCCGCCAGGCTCGCGTGCTCGTCTGGTGGACGGGCCTTCCGGCCTTGGCGAAGACCCAGGGCAAGGATCGCTTGCGCCCGGTCTCGTCTTCCACTGTCTCCTGGGCTCTGTCCTGCTCCGCTTTTTGCGCCTGGAGGATCGCCACTGCCTTGTCGGTGAGCGGCACCGCCAGCGATTTGCGGTTCTTGGTGTCTTCGGAAAGCACCCAGGCGGTCTTGCGCGCCAAATCCACTTGAGACCACTGCAGATTTGTCACGTTCGCGCGCCGAAGCCCGGTCTGCAAGGCGAATTCCGCCATGATGGCCAGGTGTTTCGGGAGTTCGGCGATGAGGCGATCGGCCTCGTCGCGCGAAATCCAGCGAATGCGACTTTTTGCGCCCTTGAGTGCCTTGACCTTCGGTACGCGGTCAACCCATTCCCACTCGTCGCGCGCCTTGTTGAGCACGGCGCGAAACGTCGTTAGAAACCGGTTGACCGTATCGACACCCGGAACGCACTCACGCTTCTGTCCCGTCTTGTACTCGACGGTGTATGGCTTTTGCCGTTCGGCGATGATGTTGTCCACCATCGCCTTGTCGATCTCGTCGAGGTATTTATCGCCGAGATACGGGTCAAGCCAGCGAAGCGCATGCTGGTCGTTTCCGAGTGACGCCTTGCTCTCGGCGCTCGCTTCGCGAACGTAACGGACGACGGCTTCGCGCCAAGTGTATCTGGGCTTCGCTCCTAGCCGTTCTTGTTCCCAAATCTGCGTTTTGAGCCGGTCGTGGTACTCCTGGGCTTTTTTTCTGTCTGTAGTCCCAGTGCTCTGGCGTATTCGTCGTCTGCCTGAAAGTCTGATGTCGCAATACCAGGGCGACGACTTGTTGCGTCGATAGATGGGCATTCCATTCCCTCCTTCCCCGCCGCATCACCCAACGCTCGCCGCCTGTAATTTGACCGGATGTATTCGGCTAGGTCAACATCAATGAACACCCAGCACTTTCCTGGCTTTGCACCAGGAACCTCTCCGGCCTGCGCCTTGCGCAAGAGCGTGATTGGGTGTACGTGCAAGAACTCGGCCGCTTCCTGTAGGTCGAGCGTACGCATGATCAATTCGTTGTGATGCGGTGGAACAATTGAACCGTGTACTTATGCCGCTCGCGCACCGGGAGACTGACGCGGTTCGGGCGGACTGGCTGGATCGACAGCGCGAATCAGATCGACCACCCGCCAGCGGGTGAGGCCACCGATGCGCACGGGCTGCGGCAACAGCCCCTCGCTGACGGCTCGCCAGAATGTGGAGCGGCCCATGGAGAGCATGTGCGCCCCTTCCAGGGCAGTCACCAGGATTTTTTCGGTCATGCTTTTCTCTCCAATCGTCCCCAGTGCCGCAGTCCCTGGAGGCAGGACGCGGCGAAATAGACGTACAGCGCCGCCGTCATCCACTGGCGCTGCAGCGCGAACATTGCGAGGCCAATGATGTTTCCGGCGAGCCAGAACCAGTAGCCGCGCCGGTTGCGGCGCTTGATGAATTCGTTGCCGGCCACGGACAGAATGGTGAAGGCGGCGTTCATGGCGGTGAGGGCGATCATCCGGCGGCGCCAGGCGCGGGCGCTTGCGTCTTCTCCCCGCCGCACGATGCAAGGAATTTCTCGGCTTCGTCGGCGAACCGGACGAAATCCGCCGCGAGATCCCGCAAGCCCTCCGGGCTGCCTTCAAACCGCAGTTCGGTGGTTCCGAACGCGCGGCGCAGTCCGGATGCGTCGTATTCGAATCGCGGCACGGCCACGACCAGGGCGACCTCGACGCGAGCGCGCGGGGCATCCCCGTCGCCGCCGCGGAGCACGATGTTGCGGGCGCTACCGATAAGCATCATTATTTCTCCTCGTTGCGGTTTTCGCCTCACCGGCGCCGCCGGGAAAACAGGCTGGAGATTGCCCACACCACGGCGATCCCGGCCACAGCGAGGATCAGGGTCTGCGCGATGCTCAGGTGTCGAATCGACTTGAAGATCGCGCCGTAGATCAGGCCGTGAACGATCGAGTTCGCGATCATGTGGGCGAGGGCTGGGTGCTGCATTGGCATTAGTTCGCCGGCGCGGCGCTGACGCCCACGGCTTCGATGGCTTGCTTGATCTTCTGGTCGGTTTTGTACTGGCTCAACGCATAGACCGCCCAGATCGTCGCGGGGATCCAGCCGATCAGGGTGAGCTGGAGGATCAGGCAGATGATTCCGGCGACGGGCCGCTTGATGGTGAAGAACACGAGCCAGGGGATGAACAGGGCAATCGGAAGACGCATGATGATGTCCTTGCGGGGTATCGGCGCTTTTGGGTGGAGGTCAGAACGCACCGGGTCCGGTTTTGGCGTTGCGCTGCGCCGCGTTCCACGAGTCCGATGCGGCGTCGCACGCCGGATCCCAGGTCGTGGCCTGATTGGCGCGGTGCGGGGGCTGGAACGGGTTGACGTAGCCGTTGTTGGTGTTGCACCAATGGATTTCGGAGGTGCGCTCCTTGAGGTGCGAATCGAACCAGGCCTTGTCGTGCCCCGTGTACGGGCTCGGACCGCGGGGTTGCGCGGCGGGCTCCGCCGTCTTTCCGGTCCCGCTGTTGTTGCCGCAAGCCGTCAGGGCGATTGCGGCGATGGCGGCGGCGATGGCGAAAGTGACGTGTCGCTTCATCTTGTTCTCCGTTTCGTTGATCAGAGGTTTTCGAGGTGTACCGCTGCGAACTCGGTTGCCTGGGCCCGCCCGCGGTACCGGGTGAGCGAGGCGAACCGGTCGAGGAATGCCTCCTCCCACCACTGCGGGGACCATCCGCCTTCGGTTGCCGGACCATCGAATTCCGGGATTGCGTCGAGGATCGTCCAGGGCGTGTGGCGGTCCGGATCGAACCGCATCAAGTCGCGCCGTTCGGTGGCCAGGGCGATGAGGTCGGCGTGCTTGACCAAGCCCTCCCATTCCTGCATCAGATCGACGACGCCGAGCGCCCGGTGCACCGCGGCGCTGGCCTGGGCTTCGAGATCGCGCCAGGCGGGGCCGAGCAGCGTCTTGGCCGGCGTGGGCATGTCGCCGACGTATGCCTCGTGGGCGTCGTGGAGCAGCCCCGCGAGCTGGGCGCTGGCGGGCGCGCCGATGCGCTCCAGGATCCGCGCGACGAGCAGACTGTGCTGCGCGACGGAGTAGTGCACGTCCGTGTGCCCCCCGAAGCGGCAGAGCAGAGACAGAGCATGCGCGATGTCCTCGATGCGGACCTGGGACGGATCCAGCCGGCCTGGGGTCACTTCGTATCCGCGGAAGGTGAGCATCATCATGGTTGGCCGTACCTCAGAACGGGATGTCGTCGTCCAGTTCGGCCACCCCGCCCGCCGGCGCCTGCGGCGCTGCGGCTTCGTGGTCACCGGAATCCGCCCGGGATCCGAGCAGAATCAGGTTTTCGGCGACGACTTCGGTTGTGTACCGGTCCTGGCCGGTTTCCTTGTCCTGCCATTTGCGGGTGCGCAGGTGGCCCTCGATGAAGCACTGCTTGCCCTTGCGCAGGTAGTCACCCGCGACCTCGGCCAGGCGACCGAAGAGCACCGCGCGCGTCCACTCAGTGTCCTCGTGGCGCTCGCCGTCCTTGTCCTTCCAGGAGCGCGACGTGGCGATCGAGATTGTCGCGACGGCGGCGCCGTCCGCGGTGTAGCGCAGCTCGGGATCGCGACCGAGGTGGCCAAGAAGTTGAACGCGGTTCAGGGATGGCATTGCCCGTCTCCTTCATGCCCCGTGGGGTGATAGGACGCAGATTACGGTAAGCCGTAACGAATGTCAACGGAAAGCCGTATGTGCGCCGTAATTATCACGCAAACACGGTATGCTGCTGGCGACAAAAAATCTACCGTGGCGGCGGTGCAGGCGCAGTTCGGAGCGTCGACCGGGGTCTTCGTTCCATCGCTTGATGTGGTGTATTTATTTCACTACACTAATCGAGTGACGAATTACGAACCCATCGGCGATTGGCGTGCGCGGATCAACGGAATGGAGCATGGCATTCCGCACGTACACGTCCAGTTCCGCGACGGGTCGCGCGTGGTTCTCGCGATCGAAACGGGTGCGCTCCTTGCCGGGCGCGTGCGTCCGGTCCAGCGACTCGCTGCGGTGCGCGCCTGGATCGCGGACCGCCGGAACGAGTTGCTCGCCGAATACCGGAGACTCAACCCATGAAAAATCCGCCAAGCATTCAAGAGGCCCGCGTTGTGGGGGTTCCGGTGATCGAAATCCGCTGGTCCACGGGCGAGACGCTGCCCGTTGATCTGCGTGCGCAGATTCACCCGCCGTTCGATGCGCTGGTCGACGACGAATTCTTCTCGCGCATGCACGTGAGCGAGTGGGGGGATGGTCTGGATTGGCCGGGTGGTCTTGATATTGGCGCCGATCGCCTCTACGAACTGGCACGGCAGCAGGCGGGGCTCATGACCCCGGACGAGTTCGGAGCCTGGATGGATCGCAACGGCCTATCGCTGTCCTCCGCCGCGCAGTCGCTGGGGATGACGCGGCGCATGATCGCGCACTATCGGACGGGTAGTAAGCCTATCCCGAAGGTCGTGGGCCTTGCATGCAAGGGGTGGGATGCGCTGGCGGAGAAATCACGCGAACACGGGGGCGCGGTTGCCTGATTCGGCGCAAGCGTAAACGGCGTTTTGGGGAAATTGCATGCGGCGCACGTCGATCTCATGTCGATTCCCCCTTTTTGAATGGACGAAGGGCGCGAGAAGGAACGCTGCCTGCCACTGCGTGGATTTGGTCGATTTCGGTTAGGTCCAGAGTCATCGGCGGGTGGCCGTTGTTGATCGACAGTAGGGAAATCGAGGTATCGGTTCTCCACGCCAACACCTTGAGCATCCTTTGGCCGTCCTTGCCGATCACCACAACATCCGTTCCGGGCTGCGCTTCGATGTTCGGCTCAACAATGATGAACTCCCCCGCGCGGTAGCGGGGCGCCATTGAGTCGCCCACCACGCGCAGGGCGTAGGCGTTGGAATCGGTCGTCGGGTAGTCAATAACCCCCTCCCCATGCCCTGTTGGGTACTGATACTCCTCGAAATAGCCGTTTTGCCCCCCCTTAACCTTTCCGACAGAGGGAACCTCGCGGGACGGCCTCGGAACATTGGCTGCCTGGACGTTAACGATGTATCGACTGTACTCAGCAGTGTGGTCAGACACGATTGCCGCGGCGCTGACACTTCGTTGCCCCGTGACCAATTCGTAGGCATTCAGGGAAAGGAAGTTCGCGATCTGCGGCAGCCATTCCGATTTCTCCGAATAGCCGTTTTCAAGGTCCGCAAGCGTTGAGTAGGGCATCCCAATGCCATCCGCGAGCGCCTTTCTGGTGATTCCGCGCGCCTCTCGCGCCGCCTTTACTCGTTCGCCAATTTTCATTTTTTAATTGTTCCGGAAATCCATAACGGTTTGCCGTTGACATCGTTTACGGTACGCCGTAGTATTTGGATCATGAACTGGTCAACCGTAATCATGGAAGTTGAGGCCACCGGCTTTTCCTTGACTGAGATAGGAAAGGCGATCGGCCTTACGGTCTCGTCCGTCAGCGATCTCAAGCATGGGCGCAGCAAGGCTCCGAGCGGCAATGCTGCGATCAAGCTCGTCGAACTCCATCGGAGGATATGCATCCACTCGGTGACTCTCGCCGATCACTCCGCTCCCATCTCCCCCGATCCGGAGTCCCGCTGATGGATTGTCTCGAAGGGGTGTCCTTTGCTGCGGTGGCGATGAGACGTCGCATGAAATCCAACCTTCATTCCGCCCGGCCTTTGGGCGAACCCCAATTCACCGCTCGCGCAACCTGCCTTCCCTCCTCCCGAGGCGCGCGTGCTTTTGGCCCCGAGCCGGGGCCGTCTTTTCTACCAGCGGATCCGACGCGCATAGATAGCGGCCGGCTCTGCGATTCGGGGTATCTCGCGCAGTGGCTGCGATCTCTCGCAGCCAACGACGACGAGGAGCGAGTAACCGGGTAAGGGTTTGCGCATGGCTAGGGTCGCCCCCGAAAAGACGGTCTCTCCGCCCGTCCTGCCGCCGCGCATCCACCAATGCGGAACCGATGGAGAAGGCGATGGTGTTGCAGCTCACCGAAAACTCGATGCAGTGGATCCAAGCGGCGATCGCGGACGCGGAGCATGTCCGGATCGTCGCGCATGAGGCTCCGCCGGTGCAGGACCGCGGGGCGATCGTTCCCGTCTGGTATCTGGTCGGTGAGATGCGCAGGGCCGGCCATCATCCCCACCAGTCGCAGATTCACGGCGCCGACGGCTCGCCGCTCGTGTTCGACACCCGGACTGCAGCGGAGCAACACGTTGCGCAGCTCCAGTCCGCGGTTGCGCGTCGGACCGACATGGTGGTCGGATGAATCGCGAAATCCGTCACTTCCACCTCTTTTGCGGTCTTGGCGGCGGTGCCGCGGGCTTCAACCGCGGCGAGGCCCGCGTGGGCAGCCTGCAGGCGAAATTCCGCTGCCTGGGCGGTATCGACGTGGACTCGGCCGCAATCCGCGATTTCACGCGGCTGGCCGGGGTCCCCGGCACGGTGCTCGACTTGTTCGATCGGAACCAATACCGCGCCTTTCATGGCGCGGAACCGCCGCCCGGTTGGCGCGAGGCGACGCCGTCCGACATCCGGCGGGCGGCCGGCAACGAGCGTCCGCACATCGTCTTCACGAGCGCGCCTTGCAAGGGCTTTTCGGGGTTGCTGTCGGAGGGCCGAAGCAAGACGGACAAGTACCAGGCGCTGAACCGCCTGACGCTGCGCGGCATCTGGCTGACGCTCGAAGCGTGGGCGAACGATCCCCCGGAACTGGTCATCTTCGAGAACGTGCCACGGATCGCGAACCGTGGCCGTCACCTGCTCGATCAGATCGGAGCGCTCCTGCGCCAGTACGGCTATGCCGTCGCGGAAACGACCCACGACTGCGGCGAGCTGGGCGCGCTCGCGCAGAGCCGCAAGCGGTTCTTGCTGGTCGCGCGGCACATCGAGAAAGTGCCGCCCTTCCTCTACGAGCCGGAGAAGAAGCGCCTGCAGGCGGTCGGCACGGTCCTGGGCCGCATGCCGCTTCCCGGCGATGCCGCAGGCGGTCCGATGCACCGGATTCCGCTCTTGCAGTGGAAAACCTGGGTGCGGCTGGCGTTCGTGGAGGCCGGCAGCGATTGGCGCAGCCTGACCAAGCTGGCGGTCGAGGACGGCCATCTCCGCGATTACCTGCTCGTCCCCGAGATGCACAACGGGACCATGGGCGTCGTTCCGTGG
This genomic window from Burkholderiales bacterium GJ-E10 contains:
- a CDS encoding twitching motility protein PilT: MRLPIALFIPWLVFFTIKRPVAGIICLILQLTLIGWIPATIWAVYALSQYKTDQKIKQAIEAVGVSAAPAN
- a CDS encoding corticosteroid-binding protein; amino-acid sequence: MEKAMVLQLTENSMQWIQAAIADAEHVRIVAHEAPPVQDRGAIVPVWYLVGEMRRAGHHPHQSQIHGADGSPLVFDTRTAAEQHVAQLQSAVARRTDMVVG
- a CDS encoding single-strand binding protein, with translation MPSLNRVQLLGHLGRDPELRYTADGAAVATISIATSRSWKDKDGERHEDTEWTRAVLFGRLAEVAGDYLRKGKQCFIEGHLRTRKWQDKETGQDRYTTEVVAENLILLGSRADSGDHEAAAPQAPAGGVAELDDDIPF
- a CDS encoding putative phage repressor, yielding MKIGERVKAAREARGITRKALADGIGMPYSTLADLENGYSEKSEWLPQIANFLSLNAYELVTGQRSVSAAAIVSDHTAEYSRYIVNVQAANVPRPSREVPSVGKVKGGQNGYFEEYQYPTGHGEGVIDYPTTDSNAYALRVVGDSMAPRYRAGEFIIVEPNIEAQPGTDVVVIGKDGQRMLKVLAWRTDTSISLLSINNGHPPMTLDLTEIDQIHAVAGSVPSRALRPFKKGEST
- a CDS encoding merR family transcriptional regulator, which translates into the protein MIGESHRVDAYPPMEFDELDRSIAARSLAAPMLEIADGRDRKADRLSYLSQGKAGGLNFHDYG
- a CDS encoding c-5 cytosine-specific DNA methylase; its protein translation is MNREIRHFHLFCGLGGGAAGFNRGEARVGSLQAKFRCLGGIDVDSAAIRDFTRLAGVPGTVLDLFDRNQYRAFHGAEPPPGWREATPSDIRRAAGNERPHIVFTSAPCKGFSGLLSEGRSKTDKYQALNRLTLRGIWLTLEAWANDPPELVIFENVPRIANRGRHLLDQIGALLRQYGYAVAETTHDCGELGALAQSRKRFLLVARHIEKVPPFLYEPEKKRLQAVGTVLGRMPLPGDAAGGPMHRIPLLQWKTWVRLAFVEAGSDWRSLTKLAVEDGHLRDYLLVPEMHNGTMGVVPWDASMGVVTGNARPHTGNFSVADPRPPAGSLEYQQYGVVDWNDTMGAVINVKSPGQGTFAVADPRHAGPAKHSNEFRIVPWDRAACAVTGAHGTDQCCADPRPPAGPLFSKYAVSRWDQNAGTVIGGDDSGAYAVADPRSGLDRGRGDSYLTGGHYGVVSWASPSGAVSAAACHDNGRWSVADPRLPEASDKLVAVIRSLDGTWHRPFTTLELAALQSLVDPEETLELDGLSDGAWRERIGNAVPPAAAEAIAGVMGTTLLLAWSGETFVLGRTPIWVRPVAVALSVSQAEA